The Euphorbia lathyris chromosome 4, ddEupLath1.1, whole genome shotgun sequence genomic interval agtactatagattcatattttgctaaattatcctaagtatgtatatctatatatatttcgcatatgtatttgagaaattattaatttatagaggtaataatacaatgtatttataaaggattgttccagaaaattattatcttattaatttattaaaattgatcattttttgaactggcccaagtggggaccagaagaaattattattttaaagagtttattaatttattgagtattaatttatagaggttttactgtataatgCAAGTTAGAGGTTTTAATATCCAATTTTGAACTTGAAGGGCCATACAAGAATAAGAGCAAAGTTGAGGGTCATAAGTGTAATTCACTCAAATTTATACTTTACCAATTTATACAGTGCGAGTGTCTCCCTCCAATTCCTTCCGGTTCTCCGCGTCCAAAAATAACTTCTGATTGGTCTATGATGCGAGAAAACGGCTTGTCGTTTCCAATCAAAATCTCCAACAACACCACCACTTCCATTTTCTCTATCTCTGTCCCCTTCCTCATTGATTACTGTCTCTGTTCGTGGTTGGTGACGCCATTCAATTCAATATTGCCCACTTTTCtatgtttttctcttttctccACTTTTAAACTCAAATCCCTAGTTCAAATTTCATGATCTGTTCTTCTCCATCATCTCAGCGATCTGATTTCGATTTTCTTCCATTCTTTTGCTTGATCCTTATCACATTCATCGATCTTCAATTGGAATCAGAGAAGGATTAGGTTGTGGTTTTATGACTGAATGCCGAAGGAGGGAAGGAAAATGGCGAGGCATAGGTTTGATAAGGAAGATGGAGGAGATAGGCATGTAGGTTTGCTTAAGCTTGTACAAATATTGTCTTTTTTAGTCGTTTTTGTTGCGGGTATAATCATTGGTCTCTCTACCAGTTCTCAAATTAATCAGTACTTCACTTCACAAGCAAGGTTATTTTTCACTAACACTATAGCAGCGACGACAATCAACGGTGGAAATTGCACGATCGTCAGACCTTGTAAGAGGGTTGATATTTTGAGCATGGAATCGTTTCTTCATCCTAAGAATTTGACTCATAGAATGACTGATGAGGAGCTTTTTTGGAGGGCTTCTTTGATGCCTTCTAAAGAAGAGTATCCCTTTAATAGAGTGCCTAAAGTGGCTTTCATGTTCTTGACCAGAGGGCCTCTGCCTCTCATGCCTTTGTGGGACAGATTTTTCAGAGGTCATGATAAATATTTCACTATCTATGTTCATACTCCTCGGAATTTTGTGCTTAATGTTTCCAGGGACTCTCCATTTTACAGGAGGCAGATTCCAAGTAAGGTATGAACCTTAGCTTGGTATTTTGTTTCTCATATTTCTTATTGATGCTGATAATTTTGAGTAATATGCATTTTGGGTTTATTTAGAATGATATTTTAGGTGTCTTTGCTTCTTTTAAACTTGATTGATATAGATAAATTGGGGCTGGATGGACAGAACTGGAACAAGTGAAATTTGGTTGTATGTTGAGAGCAATGAATTATTTCCTTACTATATTTGTGGAGGTTGTCTTTCGAAGTTAACTAATCTGATTCTGCATATTTAGAAGTGAATCTTTAGGGGGattgatttttaatttgttaCAAAAAGGAATAATAGTTTTAATAATTGAGGAAAGACCCTTAGTTGATTTGAATTGTCTAAGGGACTAAATTAGTTATGGAAATGTCTATTATATTATGATGGTGTTTGTCTGATAACAACTTCAATAGCTCAATGATGTAAAGTCATGAAAAAATGGCATTTGACTAGATACTTGATTTGTATAATTGTGTTTGATTTCTGCCATTAATCAGAAGTCTGGTAATTTACTTTTTACAGATTTTGGTCATCTGGGTGTTTGTGTGTATTACACTATGTGGTATAAATGTGTATGTGCAATTACCTGTTTTTGTACAAATGTTGTCACTTTTCAttaagagggcgagccttggcgcaacggtaaaacgttgttgtcgtgtgaccagaggtcacgggttcgagtcttaggagcggcctcttgccaattaaattggcaagggaaggcttgcccccaatacacccttgtggtgggacccctccccggaccctcgctcagcggggacgcgtaatgcgaccgggccgcccttttttttttttttttttgtcactttTCATTAATGCTTCTTGGAAATAAGTTTATGAACTTCAGTAACTAAGCTCAGCTGTTTTTCCATTCTGATAATTTGGTTTTTGAAGTTAATTAGAGTATCATGCCAATCTTTGAGAGTTATGCTATTTTGGTACTTTCTTAAGAGGGTTGACAGAGTATATCTCCCGAAATAACTGCTCTTGGTTCTTTTCCTGAGATTCTCTGGCGAGTGTAATGTTATCAGCAGTATATTGATGAACCCTTGATATTAAATGTTTGGAAATACTGCATTGGATATGAAATGATATATAAGTCTCTCTTACTAATAAACATGTTGCCAGTATATATTTCAAGTTAAGTGGCATGGAGTACTACATCATTACCTTTTATTCTGCCCTATAAGCGATTGATATGACCATTATATAGGTCCAACTTAATCAAACATCATATGAGGTCAGGGAGGAATTGACTGTCATTCTTCAGAAAAACAGAATGTATTTCCTGGAGATATCTTCAGTCGTCAAGTGGCCACTTTCATACGAATCAACTTCAGACCTTGGAATGTATAAACTGTTGATTAGGAATAACAATGTTATAGAGGTCAAAGTTTGAACTTCTTTTGATggaatgttatgattttatagCCATCGTCCAGAAATGGATGAACTTGTTTCGTTTTACATTTATATCATGTCATGTGCATGAACATCGTCACAAGCTATGCCCTCATCTTCTCCATGACGAATTAATTCTGTATTTGCTTATAAATGGTATTTCTGTCTCTTCTGCAGGATGTTGAATGGGGATCAGTATCTCTGGTTGATGCTGAGAAACGCCTTTTATCTAATGCCCTACTGGACTTTTCAAACGAGCGGTTTATTCTTCTCTCCGAGAGCTGTATCCCAGTCTACAATTTCCCGACTATATACCGATATCTTATTCATTCTAAATATAGTTTTGTCGAGTCATATGATGATCCTTCACGCTATGG includes:
- the LOC136225577 gene encoding glycosyltransferase BC10, translating into MPKEGRKMARHRFDKEDGGDRHVGLLKLVQILSFLVVFVAGIIIGLSTSSQINQYFTSQARLFFTNTIAATTINGGNCTIVRPCKRVDILSMESFLHPKNLTHRMTDEELFWRASLMPSKEEYPFNRVPKVAFMFLTRGPLPLMPLWDRFFRGHDKYFTIYVHTPRNFVLNVSRDSPFYRRQIPSKDVEWGSVSLVDAEKRLLSNALLDFSNERFILLSESCIPVYNFPTIYRYLIHSKYSFVESYDDPSRYGRGRYNRKMLPDIKLYQWRKGSQWFEIQRALAAYMVADTKYYTIFKKYCRPACYPDEHYIPTYLNMFHGELNANRSVTWVDWSQGGPHPATIMGINVTESFIQSIRNNETECVYNSEMTSTCHLFARKFHPSALEALLDLTSTVMDF